Proteins found in one Pontibacter sp. SGAir0037 genomic segment:
- a CDS encoding M61 family metallopeptidase: protein MLNRLTSLFAFAALLVLNPALAQKKVNYQLSFPNAVHHEAQISVTFTGITSDTLAVLMSRSSPGRYALHEFSKNVYGVRATDAQGKQLSIKKSNLHQWNVTGHKGSVTVTYTLFGNHADGTYAGIDETHAHLNMPATLMYAKGFEEVPAQVTFNMPQGSNWKVATQLKPESGTTYSAPNFQYLMDSPTELSNFDLEEWTVNENGKTKTIQVTLHHNASKELFREYAAQAKKIVAEQRAIFEELPDFDFGRYTFIGCYMPQAVGDGMEHRNSTIVTSSRPLAANMEGVLGTVSHEFFHSWNVERIRPQGLEPFNFQEANMTEGLWLAEGFTSYYGPLAMQRSGITSLQNYARGLAGGLNYVLLSPGRQYHSLVEMSMQAPYVDAARSVDAVNRHNTFISYYTYGSVVGLALDLTLRRDYKTTLDKYMQALWRKYGKPEKPYSMADLEETLGEVSGNKAWAASFFKNSVHGSELPDFAPLLAQAGLVLRKANPGKPSLGTAYFEYAKDSTGATLLNGAVIGSPIYKAGLEGGDVLLTLDGKKLTDTKTFDAILAAHKPGETIPVTFERYGETRNASIVLEENPNLEVVLFEDAGQKVTSKVKKFREEWLGAKVK, encoded by the coding sequence ATGCTAAACCGACTAACCTCTCTTTTTGCTTTTGCGGCCTTACTTGTGCTCAATCCTGCACTGGCTCAGAAAAAAGTTAATTACCAGCTTTCTTTTCCAAACGCGGTTCACCACGAAGCCCAGATTAGCGTCACCTTTACGGGCATTACAAGCGATACGCTGGCCGTACTCATGAGCCGAAGCTCTCCCGGCCGCTATGCCTTGCATGAATTCTCGAAAAATGTATATGGTGTACGTGCTACCGATGCACAGGGGAAGCAGCTATCCATTAAAAAATCGAACCTGCACCAATGGAATGTAACAGGACATAAAGGATCCGTTACGGTTACCTACACGCTTTTTGGCAATCATGCCGACGGCACTTATGCAGGTATTGATGAAACCCATGCGCACCTGAACATGCCTGCAACACTTATGTATGCCAAAGGCTTTGAAGAAGTGCCGGCACAGGTAACTTTCAACATGCCCCAGGGCAGCAATTGGAAAGTAGCCACGCAGCTTAAACCAGAATCTGGCACTACTTATTCTGCCCCTAACTTCCAGTACCTGATGGATAGCCCTACCGAACTCAGCAACTTCGACCTCGAAGAATGGACGGTAAACGAAAACGGTAAAACAAAAACCATACAGGTAACGCTGCACCACAACGCCAGCAAAGAGCTTTTCAGAGAATATGCGGCTCAGGCAAAAAAGATAGTAGCAGAACAGCGCGCTATTTTTGAGGAGTTGCCTGACTTCGACTTTGGTCGTTATACTTTTATTGGGTGCTATATGCCACAAGCTGTGGGAGATGGCATGGAGCATCGCAACTCTACTATTGTTACCAGTTCCAGACCACTTGCCGCCAATATGGAAGGCGTATTAGGCACTGTATCACACGAATTCTTCCATTCCTGGAACGTAGAACGCATCCGTCCGCAGGGGCTGGAGCCTTTCAATTTTCAGGAGGCTAACATGACGGAAGGCCTTTGGCTGGCCGAAGGCTTTACCAGCTACTATGGCCCCTTAGCCATGCAACGCAGCGGCATCACGAGTCTGCAAAACTATGCCAGAGGTCTGGCAGGAGGCCTGAACTATGTGCTGCTTTCTCCCGGTCGCCAGTACCATAGCCTGGTAGAAATGAGCATGCAGGCTCCTTATGTGGATGCTGCCCGGTCTGTAGATGCTGTAAACCGCCACAACACCTTCATTTCTTACTATACCTATGGCAGTGTGGTTGGCCTGGCGCTGGATCTCACCTTGCGCCGCGACTATAAAACTACGCTCGACAAATACATGCAGGCACTCTGGCGCAAGTATGGTAAACCCGAAAAACCGTACAGCATGGCAGACCTGGAAGAAACGTTGGGAGAAGTATCAGGAAATAAAGCATGGGCTGCTTCTTTCTTTAAAAACAGTGTACATGGCAGCGAGCTTCCTGATTTTGCCCCTCTGTTGGCGCAGGCAGGTCTGGTGTTGCGCAAAGCCAATCCTGGAAAACCTTCCCTAGGAACTGCCTACTTTGAGTATGCCAAAGACAGTACTGGCGCTACTTTGTTGAACGGCGCTGTGATTGGCTCTCCGATCTACAAAGCTGGTCTGGAAGGCGGAGACGTGCTCCTGACGTTAGATGGCAAAAAACTAACGGATACCAAAACCTTCGATGCCATTTTAGCTGCGCACAAGCCAGGTGAAACCATACCTGTCACTTTTGAACGATATGGTGAAACCAGAAATGCTTCTATCGTACTGGAGGAGAACCCAAACCTGGAAGTGGTGCTGTTTGAGGATGCAGGCCAGAAGGTGACATCCAAAGTAAAGAAGTTCAGAGAGGAATGGCTGGGAGCAAAAGTGAAGTAG
- a CDS encoding glycoside hydrolase family 30 beta sandwich domain-containing protein, with the protein MAGCQRYTSAESATSVQKSTGEIWITNPDRSALFQRQAVPLAFGTATTSEQPVIEVNEQETYQEIDGFGFTLTGGSAMHMIRMNPAKRAAMLKELFATDGNNIGISYLRLSIGASDLNERVFSYNDLPAGQTDANMEKFDLGPDREDVIPVLKEILAINPNIKILGSPWSPPAWMKTNNDTRGGSLKPEWYDAYATYFVRYVQDMKKEGIKIDAITVQNEPLHPGNNPSLLMLADEQALFVKKHLGPAFKAANIDTKIIVYDHNADRPDYPISILDDPEAKQYIDGSAFHLYGGKIEALSEVHNAHPDKHLYFTEQWMGAPGNLEKDMANHIKNLTIGATRNWSRNVLEWNLANDPNNKPYTDRGGCDRCLGGITIDKDEFTRNPAYYVVAHASKFVRPGSVRIESNYLDELPNVAFKTPEGRTVLIVLNDSKADSTFGIRSQGKTANVKLNAGAVATYVW; encoded by the coding sequence ATGGCTGGTTGCCAAAGGTATACCAGTGCTGAATCAGCTACCTCCGTTCAAAAAAGTACCGGTGAAATCTGGATTACCAACCCTGATCGCTCTGCCTTGTTTCAGCGTCAGGCAGTACCTCTTGCCTTTGGTACTGCTACTACATCAGAGCAACCGGTTATAGAAGTAAATGAGCAGGAAACCTATCAGGAAATAGACGGATTTGGCTTTACCTTAACGGGAGGCAGCGCTATGCACATGATCCGGATGAACCCTGCCAAGCGAGCAGCCATGCTGAAAGAGCTTTTTGCTACCGACGGTAATAATATTGGCATCAGCTATCTGCGGTTGAGTATTGGAGCCTCTGATCTGAACGAGCGTGTGTTTTCATACAACGATTTACCAGCCGGTCAGACAGACGCCAATATGGAAAAGTTTGACCTGGGGCCGGATCGGGAGGATGTTATACCTGTCCTGAAGGAAATTCTGGCTATCAACCCGAACATTAAAATTCTGGGTTCGCCGTGGTCGCCGCCAGCCTGGATGAAAACCAACAACGATACCAGGGGAGGAAGCCTGAAGCCGGAGTGGTATGATGCCTATGCAACGTATTTTGTACGCTATGTGCAGGACATGAAAAAGGAGGGGATTAAGATAGATGCCATTACAGTACAGAATGAGCCGCTGCACCCTGGCAATAACCCGAGTCTGCTGATGCTGGCTGATGAACAGGCGCTGTTTGTAAAAAAACACTTAGGACCAGCCTTTAAAGCGGCCAATATAGATACAAAGATCATCGTTTATGATCATAACGCGGACCGCCCTGATTATCCAATCTCCATTCTCGATGATCCTGAAGCGAAGCAGTATATCGATGGCTCTGCTTTTCATTTGTATGGCGGTAAAATAGAAGCTTTGTCTGAGGTGCACAATGCACATCCCGACAAACACCTGTACTTTACAGAGCAATGGATGGGGGCACCTGGAAACCTGGAAAAGGATATGGCAAACCACATCAAGAACCTGACCATTGGTGCAACCCGTAACTGGAGCCGTAATGTGCTGGAGTGGAACCTGGCAAATGACCCGAACAACAAGCCCTATACCGATCGTGGCGGCTGCGACAGGTGCCTGGGTGGCATCACCATCGATAAAGATGAGTTTACCAGAAACCCGGCTTATTATGTGGTAGCACATGCCTCTAAATTTGTTCGTCCGGGCTCTGTGCGTATCGAATCCAACTACTTAGATGAATTACCTAATGTAGCTTTTAAAACACCGGAAGGCAGAACTGTTTTGATTGTGCTGAACGATAGCAAGGCTGACAGTACCTTTGGTATCCGATCTCAAGGAAAAACAGCTAATGTTAAGTTAAATGCCGGAGCTGTTGCTACATACGTCTGGTAA
- a CDS encoding glycoside hydrolase family 30 beta sandwich domain-containing protein, producing the protein MKYKFKLILLLFLTSWLTACGDADEGPIAQPPASKGEVDFWLTNADKSVLFTKQSGAINFKSGTNSFPTITIDTTTTYQQIDGFGFTLTSGSAQVLSQMGNSTRSQLLKELFGDTETNIGISYLRLNIGASDLSANVYSYNDLPAGQTDPTLANFSLEPDRAYYLPVLKEILAINPAIKLLATPWSPPTWMKTNNSTIGGNLKSEYYDAYALYLVKYIQAMRAEGITIDAITLQNEPLHDGNNPSMYMSAADQASFIKNNIGPALQQAGLTTKIIIYDHNADKPEYPLAILNDAQAKPYVDGSAFHLYAGDISALSQVRTAHPDKNIYFTEQYTGTSGSFGGDLSWHTKNLIVGATRNWSRNVLEWNLAANQNNGPYTNGGCNTCLPGVTIGNSVTRNVAYYIIAHASKFVRPGSVRVASNITGSLQNVAFKTPDGKKVLIVLNEGTAAQSFNIAYKGKLATATLNGGAVGTFVW; encoded by the coding sequence ATGAAATATAAATTCAAACTAATTCTTCTTTTGTTTCTGACCAGTTGGCTAACCGCTTGTGGCGATGCTGACGAAGGACCAATTGCTCAACCACCTGCCAGTAAGGGAGAAGTAGACTTTTGGCTGACAAATGCAGACAAATCTGTATTGTTTACAAAGCAAAGTGGAGCTATAAACTTTAAGAGCGGCACGAACAGCTTTCCTACTATCACAATAGATACAACTACCACTTACCAGCAAATAGATGGCTTCGGATTTACACTTACCAGTGGCAGTGCACAGGTGTTGAGCCAGATGGGCAATAGTACAAGAAGCCAGCTGCTGAAAGAGCTATTCGGCGATACAGAAACAAACATTGGTATTAGTTATCTGCGCCTGAATATAGGCGCATCAGACTTAAGTGCGAATGTATACTCTTATAACGATTTGCCTGCCGGGCAAACAGATCCAACTCTGGCTAACTTCAGCCTGGAGCCGGACCGAGCCTATTATTTACCAGTTCTGAAAGAGATATTGGCCATTAATCCTGCTATTAAACTGCTGGCTACTCCCTGGTCGCCACCAACCTGGATGAAGACAAACAACAGTACTATAGGCGGAAATCTTAAATCGGAATACTACGACGCTTATGCCTTATACCTGGTAAAGTATATCCAGGCCATGCGGGCAGAAGGTATTACAATAGATGCCATTACTTTGCAAAACGAGCCACTGCACGATGGTAATAACCCAAGCATGTATATGTCTGCCGCCGATCAGGCCAGTTTTATTAAAAACAACATTGGTCCGGCTTTGCAACAGGCAGGTTTAACAACCAAAATCATTATTTATGATCATAATGCTGATAAACCTGAATACCCGCTTGCTATCCTGAACGATGCACAGGCTAAACCTTATGTGGATGGCTCCGCTTTTCACCTCTATGCCGGTGATATCTCAGCTCTGTCGCAGGTAAGGACAGCACATCCGGATAAGAACATCTATTTTACGGAGCAATATACTGGCACCAGCGGGAGCTTTGGTGGAGACTTAAGCTGGCATACGAAAAACCTGATAGTAGGCGCTACCCGCAACTGGAGCCGCAATGTATTAGAGTGGAACCTGGCAGCAAATCAGAATAATGGCCCTTATACAAATGGCGGATGTAATACCTGTTTGCCTGGAGTGACCATCGGTAATAGTGTTACCCGTAACGTGGCTTACTATATAATAGCCCACGCCTCTAAATTTGTTCGCCCTGGTTCGGTGCGTGTTGCTTCCAATATCACAGGATCACTTCAGAATGTGGCCTTTAAAACACCAGACGGAAAGAAAGTACTGATCGTGTTAAATGAGGGTACTGCTGCTCAAAGCTTTAATATTGCCTACAAAGGTAAACTGGCAACGGCTACTCTTAACGGTGGTGCTGTAGGAACCTTTGTGTGGTAA